The following DNA comes from Desertifilum tharense IPPAS B-1220.
ACCCCTCCATTGGACAGCTATCGACGCCAAAACTTTTGGCCACAATCATTAAATGAGCTACGGCTAACATTGTATGGCGATTCGTCCAGGCTTCCACTGACTCAAAACAGGGATGATTTTCAAACAACTGGGGAATGGCTTGGCGGATATAATCGGCATAAGCATCGGGTACGGCGTTGTGTTGCTTGCCAAGTTCAATCACCGATTCGATATAATCTGATTGGGAAACGCGGCGATCGCCACAGCAGATTAACACCAGCGGCGCTTCCCCCACTTGACGCTGATTGAACGCACAAGCCTTGAGGCGATCGCGATTTTCTGGCTCTTTTACCACAATAAACCGCCACGGTTGCAGATTGTAACCCGAAGGCGATCGCAATCCCAAGCGAAAAATCTCCTCTACAAGCACTTCCGGAATCGGATCGCTTTTGAAAGAACGTTCTGCGCGTCGCTGTTCAATCGCATCCTTTAGCCCATAGGTCGGTTGAATATTCATAACTTACTCTAAGCCTAACTCGCGTTTGAGGTGATTAATCGACTTTGTACCAATGTAATTATCCGAGCAAATAATCTGAGGCGGACGAATAATATCCTCCCGACCCGCAGACACCGCCGCCTTCACCACCGGAAAACTGACCGGGTCGGTGACAATGACCTGAGCAGAGCGTACCATAGCATTGAGCTTATATTGATCTGTAATTTGGGCAGTCATCACCAACAAATCGTCTCCCCGGAGGCTGTAGATAATCACCTCAGTGGCCCGCAAAATCCCAGAACTGAGACTAACAATTCCCAAACACGTCCCTTTTGGCAGATTCTTAACCAGATCGATTTCCTTACCATAGTCGTAGATGTCCACTGGAATCACCCGAACAGATTTAGGGGCTGCGATCGCTTCGGCTTCAGCGATAAAATAGCGACTTGTCACCACTGTACCCGACCGCGTTTGATCCAGAATGTGACTCAACTCCTCTAGAGGAACCAATTGCAGCGGCGTTTGCAGCGCTTGTTCCAACTCCTTGGCCATCAACTCACCCACCCCAATATCTTGAGTCGGTGCAGTCACCAACACCCGCGCGCTACACCGCAAGCGCCAGTCAATCTCCGATAAGAATAACTCCCGCGCCTCACTCAGCGTACAGCCTTGTTTAAGTAACTCATTCAAACTGCCTTGGACAATCGAACGCGCTTGGGGGTATTGTTCAAATAACGGCGATCGCGTTTTCGTTCCCGCCTCATCCCCTTGCTTGCGGACATAAATTCCCGACCCGGCCAACGCCTCCACAAATCCGGTATCCTCAAGCTGGCGATAGACCTTGCTAATCGTATTGCGATGTAAACCCGTTTGCATCGCCAAAGCACGGGTACTCGGAAGTCGATGACCCGGCGGAAACTGCCGAGAGGCGATCGCAAACCGGATCTGATTAAATAATTGTGTAGATGCAGGGATATCACTATCCGGCTGAATATGAAATTGAACCATTAACTTATTTAGCCTCCAGAGAGTTCCAGCGCGGAGCGAAGGTAGCTCTGTCTCTAGGATATGCTGATCTTTGTACGGAGTCTAAATTGGGAATTGGGGATGGGGAGGTGGGGGGATGGGGGGAAGAAGGGAATTGGGAGTTAGGAGTTGGGGGTTGGGGAAGAAGGGAATTGGGAGTTAGGAGTTGGGGAAGAAGGGAATTGGGAGTTGGGAGTTGGGGGTTGGGGAAGAAGATGGGGGAATATAGAAGAGTTGGACTCTGTTGTACTTCTGCATATCAGACTCAGCACTTGTTTCCCGGCTTAGAACCCCCATGCTTGGTGTGAAGCGCACAACAGCCTTTTCTACTTAGCACTAACTTCCTCCTCACCCTCTTCCCCACTCAGCACTCTTGACCCCACTCAGCACTCAGCACTTTACACTCAGCACTCTTGACCCCACTCAGCACTCAGCACTTTACACTCAGCACTCAGAAACCCACTCAGCACTCAGCACTTTACACTCAGCACTCAGAAACCCACTCAGCACTCAATAAGGAGAAAGATGTTACAGACCGCTAGAGTTAAAATTTCCAATGGCGACTTCAAACTGGATGCTTACTTAGCGCAACCTGAAGGCGAGGGGAGTTATCCAGGGGTAATTGTCCTGCAAGAAATCTTCGGGGTGAACGCTCATATTCGCGAAGTTACCGATCGCATTGCCAAAGAAGGGTATATTGCGATCGCACCCGCCTTATTTCAGCGTCAGGCCCCCGGTTTTGAAGCAGGCTACACCGAAGCCGACATTCAAGAAGGACGAGAATACAAAAATCAAACCACCGCAGCCGAACTCCTCAGCGACATTCAATCCGCCATCAACTACCTTAAACTCTTCCCCTATCGCAAACCGGGCGGTATGGGGTGCATCGGCTTCTGCTTTGGGGGTCACGTCGCCTACCTCGCCGCTACCCTAGAGGATATTAAAGCCACAGCCTCGTTCTATGGGGCAGGAATCGCCACCATGACCCCTGGAGGTGGCGAACCGACCCTGAAGCGCACTTCCGAGATTAAAGGCACCCTCTACGCCTTTTTTGGCAACGAAGACGCCAGCATTCCCCGCGAACAAGTTGACCAAATTGAAGCCGAATTGAACAAGCACCGAATTCCCCACGGCGTTTTTCGCTATCGCGGTGCCGATCATGGCTTTTTCTGCGACCATCGAGCTAGTTACAATGAAGCGGCAGCATCTGATGCCTGGACGCAGGTGATGCAGCTTTTTAGTCGCGAACTCCAGGCCACCTAATTTGACAGCAATTCCATGAACTCTCAATCGACCTCATCTAAATCGTTGACATCTTTTACCGCTGATGATTTCGCCAAAGCGCTTGAACAGCACGATTACAATTTTCAAGCCGGACAAGTGGTGAACGGTAAAATTATTGCTCACGATAATACTGGTGTCTACGTGGATATTGGCGGTAAGTCAGCCGCTTTTGTCCCCCTTGCAGAAGCCTCCCTCAGTTCGGACAAACCTTTGGCAGAGGTTTTACCCCTCCATGAGGAAATGGATTTTTTGATTGTCCGCGAACAAAATGAGGACGGACAAGTTACGCTGTCGCGGCGACAGTTGGAAATTAAGCAACGCTGGAATAAGGTTCTTCAGTTGCAAGAGGAGAATCAATCGGTACAAGTGCGCGTCACTGGAACGAACAAAGGTGGCGTTACGGTGAATCTCAAGGGGTTGCGCGGATTTATTCCTCGCAGCCACCTACTCGAAAGAGAGAATTTAGAGGCGCTTGTGGGTGAATCGCTAACGGTTAGTTTTATTGAGGTGAACCTAGAGACTCGTAAATTGGTGCTTTCTCAACGTCTGGCGACTCAATCGGCTAGTTTTAGTCAATTTGAAGTGGGTCAACTGGTTGAAGGCAAGATTTCTGGAATTAAACCGTTTGGTTTGTTTGTGGATTTAGGCGGAGCAACGGGCTTAATTCATATTAAGCAAATTAGCCAAAATTTTGTTGAGTCGATCCCTAGCGTGTTTCAACTTGGGCAATCGGTCAAAGCCATTATTATTAATTTGGATGAAGGCAGAAACCGCATTTCCTTATCTACCCGCGTTTTAGAAAATTATCCCGGCGAGATGATAGAAAAAGGCGAGGAAGTGATGGCCAGTGCCGAAGCCCGACGCGATCGCGCTGCCAAACAACTGTTAAGCTAATCTAGGATTCGCTGCCTCAAGGCAGACTATTCTTAATGGCTGTAAAATCCCTAACTTCTTTTCGAGGTTGGGGATTTTGTCTGAAAAGTTATCAATTGAGTGGCAAAATGAGAGAAAAAGCACGCTCAGTAACCGTAGCAATCTCACCCTAAAAATTTTTACAATGGCAGTCATTTGGGAACTTGATTTTTACTCGCGACCGATTCTGGATGAAAATCAGAAAAAATATTGGGAAGTCATCATTTGTGAAAGTCCTTTAACGGTTCAGCGATCGCCAGATTCGTTATTTCGCTTTAGCAAATTTTGTGACGGCACGCAAGTCAATTCCGTTTGGTTAAAAGAAGCCCTCTCGGAAGCGATCGCCAAAGCCCCCGCACCCCCCAGTAAAATCCGGTTCTTTCGGCGACAGATGAATAACATGATCTGCAAAGCCTGCAAAGAGACCGGGATCGATCCCATCCCTTCGCGTTACACCGTTGCCCTCCAGGAGTGGCTCAAAGCCAGAGAAACCGATTTTTACCCCAATCAGCCCGGATATGACTCCGCCTCGGCTAGCACGACCAGCGTCAGCTATCCAGCCACCACCCCGCAACTGTTACCCGATGCCTTACAAGGGCAACAATGGGCCTATGTCAACCTCGAAGCCCAAGCCTTAGATGAAATGCCAGAATGGGAAATTGCCTTTGGCGAAGCCTTCCCCCTAGCCCTACTAGACATCGATCCCCAAACCTCAATCCCCGGCCTGATTATTTACTCCTCGCGAGCCGTTCCCCTGGCCGCTTGGATGTCGGGAATTGAACTCGCCTATGTCAAAGCCACCTTCGGCACGCCCGCCCGCCTGACGCTGGAATCTGGGGCCAGCGACGCTTGGATTTTAGCCCAACTCAGCAATCCTCAAACCCAACAAGAAGGGAAAAACTTTGAACAAGCCAAGCAAAACGCCAAGGGCGTCCACTTTTTAGCCATCCAGTCCGATCCCCAATCAGAATCATTTGCTGGATTTTGGTTGTTGCAGGAGGACCATTAGATCGTAAGTTGTTATTAGTCAGTTGTTGGTTGTCTGAATTGCTTCTTAAGGCTCCTCACACCCCGCTGGGATCGATGTTGCCTAAAAGTAGCGCTAGGCAGCAAAAATTTTTGACTGGACAACTGATGGCGCTATGAACGACTAATGACACATGAGCAATGAGCACCGACCAACTGGCAGAGCAGCTATTAGAACTCGCACTGAAGTCAGGGGCCGAGGCCGCAGAAGTCTTTGAGTCGCGATCGCTCTCGCGCACCGTCTTCTTTGAGGCCAACCGACTCAAACAACAGATGAGTACCCAAACCGAAGGGACTGCCCTGCGGCTGTGGTGTTCTGGGCGTCCCGGTTTAGCCGTCGCCTATGGCCCGGTTGATGCGATCGCCCTGGTGGAAAAAGCGATCGCCCTCTCGCACCTCAACCAGCCCGATCTATTGGGACTGGCCGAACCCCAATGCCAAGACTTCTATCCGGACTTAGGTCAGTCTGTCCCCGTCGAACAATTAGTGAATTGGGGGGAACAAGCCATCGATTGGGTGCGGGTCGCCTATCCCGAAGTTTTGTGTATGGGAGAATGGGACTGCGAAGCCGAAAGCATCCGCCTGCTCAACTCCAAAGGCCTTGACTGCGGCTATACCGACACCACCCTCAGTTGCTACCTCACCGCCGAATGGGTGCGCGGCGATGATTTCCTCAGCGTCAGCGACGGCCAAACCCTCCGGGGTGATTTAGACGTGAATGGGATTGTTCAACAACTGCTACAACGCCTAGAATGGGCCAGCGTTAACGCCACCCCTGCCGTTGGACGCGTCCCCGTTCTATTTACTGCTAAAGCGGCCGATATGCTGTGGGGAACCGTGATGGCCGCTTTAAATGGCAAACAAGTTTTAGAACAGGCCTCGCCCTGGAGTAAAGCGCTGGGTTCCCAAGTCGTCGCCGATCGAATTACCTTATTCCAACAACCGGAAGCAGGACCCTATAGCTGTCCGTTTGACGATGAAGGGATTCCCACTCAACCGAGAGTGTTTATTCAAAATGGCGTCCTCGAAAGTTTTTATACAGACCGGACAACCGGCTATCTTTTGGGAATGGGAACCACCGGGAATGGATTTCGACCCGGTTTAGAAAGCTATCCCACACCCTCCCTGTTCAACCTGTTGGTGCAACCCGGAACGCGATCGCTCGAACAACTGATTGCTCAACTCGATAACGGCGTCGTTGTCGATCAAATGTTGGGATCGGGGGCGGGAATTTCCGGCGATTTTTCCATCAACGTCGATCTCGGCTATCGCATCCGCAATGGCGAGATTGTCGGTCGAGTCAAAGACACAATGGTTGCTGGGAACGTCTATCAAGCCCTCAAACATGGGGTGGAACTCGGTAGCGATGCCGAGTGGAATGGCTCGTGCTATACTCCCTCCGCCATTGTGGAAGGACTTTCAGTCACGGGGAGAAACGATAACTAATAAACGAGCATTCTGAGGGGAGATTTGTGGGTATCCTTCTATTATTCTTCCAACCCTAGCTCGGTTTTGGCGGGTCTTTGTTGGCGATTTTTGCGCCCAATTCCTTGCGGAAACGCATTTGAGTTGTATGGGAAGCTATCTTGTCGTGCCTTAACGACCCATGACGATTATTAATAAATGGTTGTTACCGAGGGGGCGAATTGCGATCGCAGAAGCCTGCGCCATCGGGTTTGTCTCTGGATTAAGTGCCGTCTTCCTCAAAGAGGGCGTGAACACCGTCGGAGGTTGGCGCATCCAACTAGCCCAACAACTCCCCCCCTTAATCGCCCTCCCCTTAGTTGGGATTGTCTTTGGCTTAATTGCGGGCTTCCTCGTCGAACGCTTTGCCCCAGAAACCACCGGGGGAGGCATTCCCCAAGTTAAATCCGCTCTAGCAGGCGTTCCCGTCGCCCTCAACTGGCGCGTCGCCCTGGTCAAACTGGGCAGTTGCATCCTCTCGCTGTCCTCCGGGATGACGCTAGGTCGCCAAGGCCCCACCGTTCATATTGGAGCCGCCTTAGCCTCCGAGCTATCGCGGATCGTCCCCACCTCCCCCAGCCATCGCCGCCAACTGATAGCAGCCGGAGCCGCCGCCGGACTGGCGGCTGGATTTAACGCCCCGATCGCGGGCGTTTTATTTGTGGTTGAGGAGTTGCTGCACGACTTTTCGGAGCTAACCCTAGGAACGGCGATCCTCGCCTCGTTTATTGGAGCCGTTGTTTCGCGATTGCTCGGCGGGCAAAGCTTAAATGTCAATTTAGACCTCACTGCCTATACCACCAGCTTCAGCGCTCCAGAAATCCCCTTTTATATCCTTTTGGGATTGCTGGCTGGCGTGTTTGGCACCTTGTTTAACCAAGGGATTCTCACCGCCTTGGCCGTGAATCGCCGCTGGCGGGTGCGAATGCCCGTTCGCGTGGCGATCGCTGGCGCAATTTCAGGTATAGCGATCGCCCTATTGCCCGCCAGTTTCCAAAACCACACCGGCTTGCGCGAATTTCTCCTAACGGGAGACGCCACGGCAATTGGCGCGATTTTGGCGTTTATTTCCCATTTCTTGCTCACCTGCATCGCCTACGGTTCTGGGGC
Coding sequences within:
- a CDS encoding nitroreductase family protein, coding for MNIQPTYGLKDAIEQRRAERSFKSDPIPEVLVEEIFRLGLRSPSGYNLQPWRFIVVKEPENRDRLKACAFNQRQVGEAPLVLICCGDRRVSQSDYIESVIELGKQHNAVPDAYADYIRQAIPQLFENHPCFESVEAWTNRHTMLAVAHLMIVAKSFGVDSCPMEGFVSAQVKEAFKIPDEVDVCCLLPMGYAAEEPKKAYGGRFDVEQVFFAESFGERFSF
- a CDS encoding GntR family transcriptional regulator, producing the protein MVQFHIQPDSDIPASTQLFNQIRFAIASRQFPPGHRLPSTRALAMQTGLHRNTISKVYRQLEDTGFVEALAGSGIYVRKQGDEAGTKTRSPLFEQYPQARSIVQGSLNELLKQGCTLSEARELFLSEIDWRLRCSARVLVTAPTQDIGVGELMAKELEQALQTPLQLVPLEELSHILDQTRSGTVVTSRYFIAEAEAIAAPKSVRVIPVDIYDYGKEIDLVKNLPKGTCLGIVSLSSGILRATEVIIYSLRGDDLLVMTAQITDQYKLNAMVRSAQVIVTDPVSFPVVKAAVSAGREDIIRPPQIICSDNYIGTKSINHLKRELGLE
- a CDS encoding dienelactone hydrolase family protein — translated: MLQTARVKISNGDFKLDAYLAQPEGEGSYPGVIVLQEIFGVNAHIREVTDRIAKEGYIAIAPALFQRQAPGFEAGYTEADIQEGREYKNQTTAAELLSDIQSAINYLKLFPYRKPGGMGCIGFCFGGHVAYLAATLEDIKATASFYGAGIATMTPGGGEPTLKRTSEIKGTLYAFFGNEDASIPREQVDQIEAELNKHRIPHGVFRYRGADHGFFCDHRASYNEAAASDAWTQVMQLFSRELQAT
- a CDS encoding S1 RNA-binding domain-containing protein translates to MNSQSTSSKSLTSFTADDFAKALEQHDYNFQAGQVVNGKIIAHDNTGVYVDIGGKSAAFVPLAEASLSSDKPLAEVLPLHEEMDFLIVREQNEDGQVTLSRRQLEIKQRWNKVLQLQEENQSVQVRVTGTNKGGVTVNLKGLRGFIPRSHLLERENLEALVGESLTVSFIEVNLETRKLVLSQRLATQSASFSQFEVGQLVEGKISGIKPFGLFVDLGGATGLIHIKQISQNFVESIPSVFQLGQSVKAIIINLDEGRNRISLSTRVLENYPGEMIEKGEEVMASAEARRDRAAKQLLS
- a CDS encoding Tab2/Atab2 family RNA-binding protein encodes the protein MAVIWELDFYSRPILDENQKKYWEVIICESPLTVQRSPDSLFRFSKFCDGTQVNSVWLKEALSEAIAKAPAPPSKIRFFRRQMNNMICKACKETGIDPIPSRYTVALQEWLKARETDFYPNQPGYDSASASTTSVSYPATTPQLLPDALQGQQWAYVNLEAQALDEMPEWEIAFGEAFPLALLDIDPQTSIPGLIIYSSRAVPLAAWMSGIELAYVKATFGTPARLTLESGASDAWILAQLSNPQTQQEGKNFEQAKQNAKGVHFLAIQSDPQSESFAGFWLLQEDH
- a CDS encoding TldD/PmbA family protein yields the protein MSTDQLAEQLLELALKSGAEAAEVFESRSLSRTVFFEANRLKQQMSTQTEGTALRLWCSGRPGLAVAYGPVDAIALVEKAIALSHLNQPDLLGLAEPQCQDFYPDLGQSVPVEQLVNWGEQAIDWVRVAYPEVLCMGEWDCEAESIRLLNSKGLDCGYTDTTLSCYLTAEWVRGDDFLSVSDGQTLRGDLDVNGIVQQLLQRLEWASVNATPAVGRVPVLFTAKAADMLWGTVMAALNGKQVLEQASPWSKALGSQVVADRITLFQQPEAGPYSCPFDDEGIPTQPRVFIQNGVLESFYTDRTTGYLLGMGTTGNGFRPGLESYPTPSLFNLLVQPGTRSLEQLIAQLDNGVVVDQMLGSGAGISGDFSINVDLGYRIRNGEIVGRVKDTMVAGNVYQALKHGVELGSDAEWNGSCYTPSAIVEGLSVTGRNDN